A stretch of DNA from Syntrophorhabdus sp.:
TCAACGCCTTCGACCAGCCAGGAGTGGAACAGGGCAAGATCTACACCAAGGCAATGATGGGCAAGAAAGGTCTGGAAAAAGAGAAGGAACACACAGAGGCCCTGCTCCTGCGGCGGGCAAAAACGATAGTGTTCTAGCACTCAGCACCCCGGATAGAAGGACGGGGGTGCGTTTGGTGTAAATCACATTTACAACTTGCGATTTGCACAGGTATGCGCTATAGTCTCTTCATGATCACGAGGGACATAACAGGCGAGTTGATGCAGTCCGCACGGGAGTACCCGGCAGTCACTATCCTGGGTCCCCGCCAGTCAGGCAAAACCACCCTCGCAAGAATGACGTTTCCCGAAATACCATACCTCTCCCTTGAAGATCTCGATGTCAGAGCATCGGCTGATGCCGATCCGCGGGGTTTCCTCAATCAGGTGGAGGCGGGGTGTATTCTCGACGAGATCCAGCGGCTCCCCATGCTGCTTTCGTACCTTCAAGGGATGGTCGACGGGAGCAAGGGAAAGGGTCGGTTCATACTCACAGGCAGCCATCAGCCCCAGCTTCATGAGGCGATCAGTCAATCGCTGGCCGGTCGCACCGCCGTTCTAACCCTGTGGCCCTTCTCTTTCTCCGAGATCCGTCAGTACGGGCCCCTTCCCGACCCCTTCGATCTCATCCCTCGCGGTTGTTACCCGCGCCTTCATGAGGAAGGCCTCGACGCGCGAAGATTCTACAACGGCTACCTGCAAACCTATATCGAGAGGGACGTTCGCGCCCTGACCCAGTTGCGGGACCTGTCCCAATTTCAGAAATTCCTGACCCTCCTGGCGGGACGCGTGGGCCAGGTTGTCAACCGGGCATCGCTCTCGAATGATACAGGCGTATCGAGTACAACCATAGCAAACTGGCTTTCCGTAATGAAGGCATCCTATGTCGTCTTTGACCTCCCGCCTTACCACGAAAACGTGCAGAAACGGGTGATCAAATCCCCCAAGGTCTTTTTCACCGACGTTGGATTGCCGGCCTTTCTCCTTGGCATCCACACGAAGGAACAGGCGTTCCGCGACCCTTTGCGCGGAAACCTCTACGAGAACCTTGTCATTTCGGACATCATCAAAAGCGCCCTGAACAGGGGCATACGACCCGAAGTCTATTTCTACCGTGATTCTCACGGCAATGAAGTGGACCTGATAATCAAGGAAGGCGGGAGACTTACCCCGGTAGAGATCAAGTCTTCAGAGACTTTCTCACCAGGTTTTCTCAAGGGTCTAAACCGTTTCGGCGACCTGAGGATCGATCGCGTCAACCCCGGTGTCCTCCTCTACAACGGTGATCAACAATTCAACGTTCACGGGATCCGCATCTTCAACCCCCTCTCCGTCGACAACCTCTGGGAAACCCTGACAGCCTCTCCCGGTTAGAGCGAACTTACCGGAACGCTCGCCTGCAAGACAAGACCGCCGGCGTCACTCATCAGCACCCCGGATAGAACGACGAATAGGCGTACATATCCTCCTCATCGTCCCGACCATTCTCCAGGGCGGCAACCTCCATCGGGACTGCCCTATCCTGCCCGACTTCATCGTTATCCCCGCCACCGCCGATTAGAAACCTCTCATCCAACCGGCCGGTCTTAGCGTAATTCCTCACCGCATCCTCGATCGAGGAAAAGGGAACTCCCCAGAAGTTCCTGATGAATCTATCGATATCGGTCTTCTCGTTCAGGTCGGGCATGAAATTCTTCATAGGTTCGAGCAATTCCTTCATTTTA
This window harbors:
- a CDS encoding ATP-binding protein, whose translation is MITRDITGELMQSAREYPAVTILGPRQSGKTTLARMTFPEIPYLSLEDLDVRASADADPRGFLNQVEAGCILDEIQRLPMLLSYLQGMVDGSKGKGRFILTGSHQPQLHEAISQSLAGRTAVLTLWPFSFSEIRQYGPLPDPFDLIPRGCYPRLHEEGLDARRFYNGYLQTYIERDVRALTQLRDLSQFQKFLTLLAGRVGQVVNRASLSNDTGVSSTTIANWLSVMKASYVVFDLPPYHENVQKRVIKSPKVFFTDVGLPAFLLGIHTKEQAFRDPLRGNLYENLVISDIIKSALNRGIRPEVYFYRDSHGNEVDLIIKEGGRLTPVEIKSSETFSPGFLKGLNRFGDLRIDRVNPGVLLYNGDQQFNVHGIRIFNPLSVDNLWETLTASPG